One Xenopus tropicalis strain Nigerian chromosome 8, UCB_Xtro_10.0, whole genome shotgun sequence genomic window carries:
- the LOC105946192 gene encoding ABC transporter F family member 4-like: MNFIYLVSSMLSAFLNLSETSQTEESETELEKKKPKLKKTKPKKAKKAVKKIEVSDTEEDEEEEQSPEPPKKSAKKPKPPKKPVRKSKKRAEPISEEEEESEEEQTEISQSETSPTEESSETEPEEKQPKKKKIKPKKKKKAAKKIEVSEEEEDSSSSSSTEEEEEEEEEEPPKKSAKKPKPPKKPARKSKKRAELEEEEEAEEEQTETSQSETSQIEESEAEPEEEQPKKKKTKPKKKEKAAKKRVEEAVSEAELEEQQPETSESEISLKEDKSASETEDAETEKVQSEDEGITRKLERKGAIRRHTRMSRDDTDSERPKESKHPELSGKAAAEAEEPAAEAEPEAEDAEIEKDSQTPKEYVSFLICLMCITYIIELYSTNMLHSPYKFCSSLSPIHNNIHWSGSLAVSESANIALLAHST; the protein is encoded by the exons ATGAACTTTATTTATCTGGTGTCCTCAATGTTATCTGCATTTCTAAATTT gtCAGAGACCTCTCAGACAGAGGAGAGTGAAACTGAACTGGAGAAAAAGAAGCCAAAACTGAAAAA GACTAAACCAAAGAAAGCGAAGAAAGCTGTAAAGAAAATCGAAGTGTCAGATACCGAGGAGGATGAGGAAGAAGAACAATCACCAGAACCTCCCAAAAAGTCTGCCAAAAAGCCGAAGCCTCCAAAGAAGCCTGTGCGTAAATCTAAGAAACGTGCAGA GCCTATATCTGAGGAGGAAGAAGAGTCTGAAGAAGAGCAGACAGAGATAAGCCA GTCTGAGACTTCTCCTACAGAGGAGAGTAGTGAGACTGAGCCAGAGGAAAAGCAGCCGAAAAAGAAAAA GATTAAaccaaagaaaaagaagaaagctGCTAAGAAAATAGAAGTGTCAGAGGAGGAAGAAGACTCATCTTCTTCATCTTCCactgaggaggaggaagaagaagaagaggaagaaccTCCCAAAAAGTCTGCCAAAAAGCCGAAGCCTCCCAAGAAGCCTGCGCGTAAATCTAAGAAACGTGCAGA GCTTGAGGAGGAAGAAGAGGCTGAGGAAGAGCAGACAGAGACGAGCCA GTCTGAGACCTCTCAGATAGAGGAGAGCGAGGCTGAGCCTGAGGAAGAGCAGCCAAAGAAGAAAAA aACTAAAccaaagaagaaagagaaagctgCTAAGAAAAGAGTAGAGGAGGCTGTTTCTGAAGCTGAATTAGAGGAACAGCAACCAGAGACCAGCGA GAGCGAGATTTCTCTGAAGGAGGACAAATCTGCATCGGAAACAGAAGATGCAGAAACAGAGAAAGTCCAGTCAGAGGATGAAGGAATAACGAGAAAGCTCGAAAGGAAAGGTGCTATAAGGAGGCACACAAGAATGAGCAGAGATGATACAGACTCTGAGAGGCCTAAAGA GAGTAAGCATCCTGAGCTTTCTGGTAAGGCTGCAGCAGAGGCAGAAGAACCTGCTGCGGAGGCTGAACCTGAAGCAGAAGATGCAGAAATCGAGAAAGACTCTCAGACGCCTAAAGAGTATGTTTCCTTTCTGATTTGTTTAATGTGTATAACTTATATTATTGAATTATACAGCACAAACATGTTACACAGTCCTtacaaattttgctcatcgcttaGTCCCATTCATAATAATATTCATTGGTCAGGTTCATTAGCAGTCAGCGAATCTGCTAATATAGCTTTGCTTGCTCATAGCACTTAA
- the LOC116406638 gene encoding nucleolin-like translates to MALTKPKKRKKKAVKIKVADTKEEEEDEEPVKPPKKPAKKPSKKPLRKPKKRAVSKVSQLEESEAEEADTEESEIEVEEKPKKKIIEPKKPKKKAAKKIKVADTEEDDDGEKPSEPPKKSAKKPLPPKKPARKSKKRAVPKFEEEEETEEEQLEISQ, encoded by the exons ATGGCATT GACTAAACCAAAGAAACGGAAAAAGAAAGCTGTGAAAATTAAAGTGGCAGACAcaaaggaggaggaagaagatgaAGAACCGGTAAAACCTCCTAAAAAGCCTGCCAAGAAACCTTCCAAGAAACCTCTCCGTAAACCTAAGAAACGTGCTGT GTCTAAAGTTTCTCAGCTAGAGGAGAGTGAAGCTGAAGAAGCTGACACAGAGGAGAGTGAAATTGAAGTGGAAGAGAAGCCAAAGAAGAAAAT AATTGAACCAAAGAAACCTAAGAAGAAAGCTGCCAAGAAAATAAAAGTGGCAGACACAGAGGAGGATGATGATGGTGAAAAACCATCTGAACCTCCTAAGAAGTCTGCCAAAAAGCCCCTGCCTCCCAAGAAGCCTGCTCGTAAATCTAAGAAACGAGCAGT GCCTAAATttgaggaggaagaggagactGAGGAAGAGCAGCTCGAGATTAGCCAGTGA